A stretch of Lathyrus oleraceus cultivar Zhongwan6 chromosome 6, CAAS_Psat_ZW6_1.0, whole genome shotgun sequence DNA encodes these proteins:
- the LOC127093731 gene encoding uncharacterized protein LOC127093731 — MTRLVAKSFKQKKCVNYFDPYAPLARMTEIRVLFVLTSSHDLIVHQMDIKTTFLNGYLDKEIYMEQPKAYMLPGNEQKMFIHKVKRNNGGYEFSQIHYVEKMLDKFKHLRFKEVNTPFDPNLKLKKNNGRALDQWEYASTIGWLMNLMQCTRPDIAFVVSKMSKFTSNLNGEH, encoded by the exons ATGACTAGATTAGTAGCCAAGAGTTTTAAACAAAAGAAATGTGTTAATTATTTCGACCCATATGCACCACTAGCAAGGATGACGGAAATTAGAGTATTGTTTGTATTAACTTCTTCGCATGACCTTATAGTTCATCAAATGGATATTAAAACGACATTCCTCAATGGATATCTTGATAAGGAGATATACATGGAGCAACCGAAAGCTTACATGCTTCCTGGTAATGAACAAAAG ATGTTTATACATAAAG TAAAGCGAAATAACGGGGGTTATGAATTTAGTCAAATTCATTATGTTGAGAAAATGCTTGATAAGTTCAAACACTTACGTTTCAAGGAAGTGAATACTCCGTTTGATCCTAATCTCAAGCTTAAAAAGAATAATGGAAGAGCTCTGGATCAATGGGAATATGCAAGTACAATTGGTTGGCTAATGAATTTAATGCAATGTACCAGACCCGACATAGCATTTGTAGTTAGTAAAATGAGTAAATTTACTAGCAATCTAAATGGTGAACATTGA
- the LOC127093037 gene encoding endo-1,4-beta-xylanase 1: protein MKRFFTCCVSKFHSHSKHKKSQSQIMAGNISNLSRSNAANILLNHDFSDGLNSWHPNSCNGYVISAKAGDHAGISIESDRNYAVITDRNECWQGLEQNITDRISVGSTYRVSAFVGVSGSGLSQESADVKATLKLEYHGSATQYLFIGSTSVIKGIWEKLEGTFSLSTKPDRVIFYLEGPAPGVDLLIRSVEINCSSPNNNTLSTEECVSTGDENIIINPQFEDGLNSWSGRGCKIVLSDSMADGKIVPKSGKLFACATERTQAWNGIQQEITGRVQHKLAYEITALVRIYGNNVTSADVRATLWVQTPDYREQYIGIANVQATDTDWVTLQGKFLLNGSPSKVVLYLEGPPSGTDILVNTLVVKHATKTPPSIPPNAKNVIFGLNIIENSNLSDDTKGWFPLGSCTLSVKTGSPHIVPPMARDSLGPHELLSGRYILVTNRTQTWNGPAQVITDKVKLFLTYQVSAWVRIGSGSSGPQNVNVALGADNQWINGGQTEVSDKQWHEIGGSFRIEKQPSKLMVYIQGPASGVDLMAAGLQIFAVDRRARFRYLKMQTDKIRKRDVVLKFSGLDTSSYVNTTVQVRQTRNDFPIGTCISRSNIDNEDFVNFLAKHFNWAVFANELKWYWTEAQQGNLNYKDADDLLSLCQKYKIETRGHCIFWEVEDTVQQWIKSLNNNDLMTAVQNRLTSLLTRYKGKFSHYDVNNEMLHGSFYQDRLGKDIRANMFKTANQLDSSATLFVNDYHIEDGCDTKSCPNKYIQHILDLQEQGAPVGGIGIQGHIDNPIGPIVCASLDKLGILGLPIWFTELDVSSTNEYVRGDDLEVMLREALAHPAVEGIMLWGFWELFMSRDNAHLVNAEGDINEAGKRFLALKQEWLSHSHGHVDELGQFNFRGFYGTYNVEIVTPTKKISRTFVLDKGDNPMMVSIDL, encoded by the exons ATGAAGAGGTTCTTCACATGTTGTGTCTCAAAATTTCACTCTCACTCGAAGCATAAGAAATCTCAGTCTCAG ATAATGGCAGGAAACATTTCTAATCTAAGTAGGAGTAATGCTGCTAATATTTTGCTGAATCATGACTTCTCTGATGGCCTCAACTCTTGGCATCCCAATTCTTGCAATGGCTATGTAATTTCAGCCAAAGCAGGCGATCATGCTGGAATTTCGATAGAGTCGGATCGTAACTATGCTGTTATCACTGACCGGAACGAATGCTGGCAAGGACTTGAGCAAAATATCACAGACAGAATTTCGGTTGGTTCCACTTACAGGGTTTCGGCTTTTGTTGGAGTGTCTGGCTCTGGCCTTTCTCAGGAATCTGCTGATGTAAAAGCTACACTGAAACTAGAATATCATGGTTCAGCTACACAATATTTGTTCATTGGAAG TACTTCTGTTATAAAGGGTATCTGGGAGAAGTTGGAAGGAACATTTTCACTGTCTACGAAGCCTGATCGGGTTATATTTTATTTGGAAGGACCTGCTCCTGGAGTTGACTTGCTTATAAGATCAGTAGAGATCAATTGCTCCAGTCCAAATAACAAT ACCTTAAGCACAGAAGAATGTGTTTCTACTGGAGATGAAAACATCATAATAAATCCTCAATTTGAGGATGGCCTGAATAGTTGGTCTGGAAGAGGCTGCAAGATTGTGTTGAGTGATTCCATGGCAGATGGTAAAATTGTTCCAAAGTCTGGGAAATTGTTTGCATGTGCAACAGAACGAACGCAGGCCTGGAACGGAATTCAGCAGGAGATAACTGGACGTGTGCAGCACAAACTGGCCTATGAGATCACTGCTTTGGTTCGGATATATGGTAACAATGTCACTAGTGCCGATGTTCGAGCTACTTTGTGGGTTCAAACACCAGATTACCGAGAGCAGTATATAGGCATTGCAAA TGTGCAGGCAACAGATACAGATTGGGTGACACTGCAGGGAAAATTTCTTCTAAATGGTTCTCCTTCCAAAGTGGTCCTTTATTTAGAGGGCCCTCCTTCCGGGACTGACATTCTTGTTAATACTTTGGTTGTAAAGCATGCTACTAAAACACCTCCCTCTATACCACCAAATGCAAAG AATGTTATTTTCGGGCTTAATATAATTGAAAACAGCAATCTATCTGATGACACCAAAGGATGGTTTCCCCTTGGTAGCTGCACTTTAAGTGTTAAAACCGGTTCTCCTCATATAGTTCCACCAATGGCAAGAGATTCTCTTGGACCTCACGAACTCCTAAGTGGTCGCTACATACTTGTAACGAATAGAACACAAACTTGGAATGGTCCTGCTCAGGTGATCACTGATAAAGTGAAGTTATTTTTGACTTACCAAGTATCTGCTTGGGTCCGGATTGGTTCTGGTTCAAGTGGGCCTCAGAATGTGAATGTTGCCCTTGGTGCTGACAACCAGTGGATCAATGGAGGACAAACCGAGGTTTCGGATAAGCAGTGGCATGAAATTGGTGGATCCTTTAGAATTGAAAAGCAACCATCAAAGCTTATGGTTTATATCCAAGGTCCTGCTTCTGGTGTAGACTTAATGGCTGCTGGACTTCAAATTTTCGCCGTCGATAGACGTGCAAGGTTTAGATATCTAAAGATGCAGACAGACAAG ATTCGGAAGCGTGATGTGGTCCTAAAATTCTCTGGGCTAGACACTAGCAGCTACGTTAACACCACGGTGCAAGTTAGGCAAACACGAAATGATTTCCCGATTGGAACCTGCATCAGCAGATCAAACATAGACAATGAAGATTTTGTCAACTTTCTTGCGAAACACTTCAACTGGGCTGTGTTTGCGAATGAGTTGAAGTGGTATTGGACTGAGGCACAACAAGGGAATTTAAATTACAAAGATGCTGATGATCTTTTAAGCTTGTGTCAAAAGTACAAGATAGAAACTCGGGGACACTGCATCTTCTGGGAAGTGGAAGACACCGTTCAACAATGGATTAAGTCACTGAATAACAACGATTTGATGACAGCAGTTCAAAACCGTTTAACCAGTCTTTTAACTCGTTACAAGGGTAAGTTCAGTCACTATGATGTTAACAATGAAATGCTGCATGGTTCATTTTACCAAGATAGATTAGGTAAAGATATAAGGGCGAACATGTTCAAAACTGCAAACCAACTTGATTCATCAGCTACATTGTTTGTGAATGATTATCATATTGAAGACGGATGCGACACAAAGTCGTGTCCGAATAAATACATTCAACACATTCTTGATTTGCAAGAACAAGGTGCGCCAGTTGGTGGAATTGGAATACAAGGTCATATAGATAACCCGATTGGGCCTATCGTTTGCGCTTCGCTCGATAAATTAGGTATTCTTGGATTGCCGATATGGTTTACTGAACTTGATGTGTCTTCTACGAATGAATATGTGAGAGGCGACGATCTTGAAGTTATGCTTAGAGAAGCTTTGGCTCACCCTGCTGTTGAAGGGATAATGTTGTGGGGATTTTGGGAGTTGTTTATGAGTAGAGATAATGCTCATTTGGTTAATGCAGAAGGTGATATCAATGAAGCTGGTAAAAGGTTTCTAGCTTTGAAACAAGAGTGGCTATCTCATAGTCATGGCCATGTTGATGAGCTAGGTCAATTCAACTTTAGAGGGTTTTATGGAACATATAATGTGGAAATTGTGACACCAACAAAGAAAATTTCTAGGACATTTGTGCTTGATAAAGGTGACAATCCAATGATGGTATCCATTGATTTATAA